A single genomic interval of Croceibacter atlanticus HTCC2559 harbors:
- a CDS encoding RidA family protein has translation MKTIITTDKAPQPIGPYNQAVLNNGMLYTSGQIALDPKTGQLHLEDISSETKLVMENLKAVLEAAEMSFANVIKSTIFISDMDNFGKINDVYGSYFDDATAPARETVQVARLPKDVNVEISVIASL, from the coding sequence ATGAAAACTATAATTACTACAGATAAAGCACCACAACCAATTGGTCCTTATAATCAAGCTGTACTTAATAACGGTATGCTTTATACATCTGGACAAATAGCACTTGATCCCAAGACTGGGCAGTTACATTTAGAGGATATTTCTTCTGAAACCAAATTAGTAATGGAGAATTTAAAGGCTGTTTTAGAAGCTGCAGAAATGAGTTTTGCTAATGTCATAAAATCTACCATCTTTATTAGCGATATGGACAATTTTGGAAAAATAAATGACGTATATGGCTCTTATTTTGATGATGCAACAGCACCTGCAAGAGAAACTGTACAAGTAGCCCGATTACCAAAAGATGTAAACGTTGAAATTAGCGTTATAGCATCTTTATAA
- a CDS encoding tetratricopeptide repeat protein produces MKTRIITVALMAFGVTLFAQKKEIKKAEKALEKESYSEAMTFLNQAEPMLADADEEYKARFYAAKGQAIFKDGSISLDKIQEAVSAYDKALEIEEGMEQATNGKLNAANTVLALATEDYKAQRFSEGAKKYYMTYKLSPVDTSFLYNAAILSVSGNDLESALKYYKELESMNYDGSEVEYTAINKETGEVETFQKDERDLAVRSGQYIKPEDKKSESKKPEIIKNIALIYNDLGKSEEAIAAVEKAMEQNPNDVALMQVEANVYYEMGNMERYKEIMEKVVEQDPNNSALYYNLGISSSKLGDSEAAIGYFKKAAEIDPKNTDAKINIAAEILKEEKPLVEQMNALGTSNADFKKYDELKERRKQIYLSAVPYLESVIEQKPENVEATRVLMNIYYQLDNEAKAKEMKAKLQSFEGN; encoded by the coding sequence ATGAAAACTAGAATTATAACAGTAGCTTTAATGGCTTTTGGAGTAACTCTTTTTGCTCAAAAAAAAGAGATAAAAAAAGCTGAAAAAGCTCTTGAAAAAGAAAGCTATAGTGAAGCAATGACTTTTCTCAACCAAGCAGAGCCTATGTTAGCAGATGCAGATGAGGAATATAAAGCTCGCTTTTATGCGGCTAAAGGTCAGGCAATTTTTAAAGATGGTTCAATTTCTCTAGATAAAATTCAAGAAGCTGTAAGTGCTTACGATAAAGCTTTAGAGATAGAGGAAGGTATGGAGCAAGCTACAAACGGTAAACTTAATGCAGCTAATACAGTTTTGGCTTTAGCAACAGAAGATTACAAAGCTCAGCGTTTTTCTGAAGGAGCAAAAAAGTATTATATGACTTATAAATTAAGCCCTGTAGATACGTCTTTCCTTTATAATGCAGCTATTTTATCTGTTTCAGGAAACGACTTAGAGTCTGCTCTTAAATACTACAAAGAACTTGAGAGTATGAACTATGATGGTTCTGAAGTTGAGTATACTGCTATTAATAAAGAAACAGGTGAAGTTGAAACTTTTCAGAAAGATGAACGTGATCTTGCTGTAAGATCCGGACAATATATTAAACCAGAAGACAAAAAATCTGAGTCTAAAAAACCTGAGATAATTAAAAATATAGCTTTAATATATAATGATTTAGGGAAAAGCGAAGAAGCTATTGCTGCTGTAGAAAAGGCAATGGAGCAAAACCCAAATGATGTTGCTTTAATGCAAGTAGAAGCTAACGTATATTACGAAATGGGTAATATGGAGCGTTACAAAGAAATTATGGAAAAGGTTGTAGAGCAAGACCCAAACAACTCTGCACTTTATTACAACTTAGGTATTAGCTCAAGTAAATTAGGAGACAGTGAAGCCGCAATAGGTTACTTTAAAAAAGCTGCAGAAATAGACCCTAAGAATACAGATGCAAAAATTAACATTGCTGCTGAAATTTTAAAAGAAGAAAAGCCATTGGTTGAACAAATGAATGCGCTTGGAACATCTAACGCAGATTTCAAGAAATATGATGAGTTAAAAGAAAGACGTAAGCAAATTTACCTTTCTGCTGTACCATATTTAGAAAGTGTTATTGAGCAGAAGCCAGAAAACGTTGAAGCTACTAGAGTTTTAATGAATATTTACTACCAATTAGATAATGAAGCTAAAGCTAAAGAAATGAAAGCTAAACTTCAATCTTTTGAGGGTAACTAA
- the menD gene encoding 2-succinyl-5-enolpyruvyl-6-hydroxy-3-cyclohexene-1-carboxylic-acid synthase — MKYSKIPVAQSVVALCISKGITNVVISPGSRNAPLTIGFSEHPDIKAYSIVDERCAAFLALGMAQQLKQPVALVCTSGSALLNYYPAIAEAFYSDIPLVVISADRPVERIDIGDGQTIRQKNVYGNHILYSANLYSEAVLEEHPKDIKLQQKQWESHRHNEQEINKALNTAIEEQGPVHINVPFYEPLYDTVSETSLEPFKVSPDVREKSVTEDELSRYAKIWNSSQRKLILIGVQDPNTIEQQFLDAFAKDESVIVMTETTSNVHHPNFFPSIDTIIAPIEQQDSKEELFKGLQPDILLTFGGLIVSKKIKAFLRTYQPKHHWHVDPKKAYDTYFCLEKHFEYSPNTFLTTFSSLTKPVKSNYFQFWNGIKIERLKLQKDYEDTVPFSDFSAYKCLLEKLPNNSLVHLSNSSTIRYAQLFQLNKTIDVFCNRGTSGIDGSTSTAIGASLVSKKQTILITGDLSFFYDSNALWNTYIPNSFRIILINNNGGGIFRILPGHEETETFNTYFETTHNLTAKQLCKMYNFKYENATSTEEIQHSLETFFDEADAPKLLEIFTPRIINDKVLKGYFKHLKS; from the coding sequence ATGAAGTATTCTAAAATTCCTGTTGCGCAATCTGTTGTCGCACTTTGTATTTCTAAAGGAATAACTAATGTTGTTATTTCACCAGGATCTCGTAATGCACCACTAACCATAGGGTTTTCGGAGCATCCAGATATTAAAGCGTATAGTATTGTAGATGAGCGTTGTGCTGCTTTTTTAGCCTTAGGCATGGCACAACAATTAAAACAACCAGTAGCTTTAGTATGTACATCTGGCTCTGCATTACTAAATTACTATCCTGCAATTGCAGAAGCATTTTACAGTGACATTCCTTTAGTTGTAATATCAGCAGATAGGCCTGTAGAACGTATAGATATTGGTGATGGCCAAACTATTAGACAAAAGAATGTATACGGTAATCATATTTTATACTCTGCTAACTTATATTCTGAAGCTGTTTTAGAAGAACATCCTAAAGACATTAAATTACAACAAAAACAATGGGAGTCTCATAGGCATAATGAGCAAGAAATAAATAAAGCATTAAATACAGCCATAGAGGAACAAGGACCTGTACATATTAATGTACCATTTTATGAACCTTTATATGATACTGTGTCAGAAACAAGTTTGGAGCCCTTTAAAGTTTCACCAGATGTTAGGGAAAAATCTGTTACAGAAGATGAGTTGAGTAGGTATGCTAAGATTTGGAATAGCTCTCAACGTAAGTTAATTCTTATTGGAGTACAAGATCCTAATACAATAGAGCAGCAGTTTTTAGATGCTTTTGCAAAAGATGAATCTGTTATAGTTATGACAGAGACCACATCAAACGTGCACCATCCCAATTTTTTTCCGAGTATAGACACTATAATAGCACCAATTGAACAACAGGACTCTAAGGAAGAGCTGTTCAAAGGTTTACAGCCAGACATATTACTCACCTTTGGAGGTTTAATTGTTTCAAAAAAAATTAAAGCATTTTTAAGAACTTACCAGCCTAAACACCATTGGCATGTAGATCCAAAAAAAGCATATGATACTTATTTTTGTTTAGAAAAGCATTTTGAGTATTCACCAAACACCTTTTTAACTACATTTTCTTCCTTAACTAAACCAGTAAAGAGTAATTACTTTCAGTTCTGGAATGGTATTAAAATTGAACGTTTAAAACTTCAGAAAGATTATGAAGATACAGTGCCATTTTCAGATTTTTCAGCTTATAAGTGTCTTTTAGAAAAACTGCCAAATAATTCATTAGTACACTTAAGTAATAGCTCGACAATAAGATATGCACAACTGTTTCAGCTAAACAAAACAATTGATGTATTTTGTAATAGAGGAACAAGTGGTATAGATGGCAGTACATCTACAGCTATTGGTGCTTCATTAGTTTCAAAAAAACAAACTATTTTAATAACTGGAGACCTTAGTTTCTTTTATGATAGTAATGCACTTTGGAATACTTATATCCCTAATTCTTTCAGAATAATCTTAATAAATAATAATGGTGGCGGTATTTTTAGAATATTACCAGGTCACGAAGAAACAGAAACATTTAATACTTATTTTGAAACTACTCATAACCTAACGGCAAAGCAGTTATGTAAAATGTATAATTTTAAATACGAGAACGCCACTAGTACTGAAGAAATACAACATAGTTTAGAAACGTTTTTTGATGAAGCAGACGCTCCAAAACTGTTAGAAATCTTTACACCAAGAATAATTAACGATAAAGTATTAAAAGGTTATTTTAAACATCTAAAATCTTAA
- the gyrA gene encoding DNA gyrase subunit A, translating into MAHGEKLISINIEDEMKSAYIDYSMSVIVSRALPDVRDGLKPVHRRVLFGMHELGVRSNSSHKKSARIVGEVLGKYHPHGDTSVYDAMVRMAQEWSLRYMLVDGQGNFGSVDGDSPAAMRYTEAKMRKIADDMMADIDKDTVDHALNFDDTIEEPTVLPTRVPGLLINGASGIAVGMATNMPPHNLSEVVDGIHAYIDDSDIDVEGLMEHVKAPDFPTGGTIYGYDGVREAFKTGRGRVVMRGKAVFEEVQGRECLVVTEIPYQVNKADMIKKTADLVNEKKIEGISAIRDESDRNGMRIVYILKRDAIPNIVLNTLYKYTALQSSFSVNNIALVNGRPEMLNLKDMIHHFVEHRHEVVVRRTKYELRKAEERAHILEGLIIASDNIDEVIALIRASSNADEAREKLMERFKLTEIQAKAIVEMRLRQLTGLEQDKLRSEYDDLMKTIEDLKDILDKKERRMQIIKDELQEIKDKYGDERRSVIEYAGGDMSIEDMIPNEKVVITISHAGYIKRTPLTEYKTQNRGGVGQKASTTRNEDFLEDMFVGTNHQYMIFFTQKGRCFWMRVFEIPEGSKTSKGRAIQNLINIEPDDKVKAFICTQDLKDEDYINSHYVIMATKKGQVKKTSLEQYSRPRINGINAITIKEDDELLEAKLTTGDSEIMLAVKSGKCIRFEESKTRPMGRSASGVRGIRLADEKTDEVVGMVVVNNNDSDILVVSENGYGKRSSLEDYRMTNRGGKGVKTISVTSKTGELVAIKNVTDDDDLMIINKSGIAIRLSVENLRVMGRATQGVRLINLKGDDAIAAVAKVKQDEDNVEELEHEAEIEEDQSKKAMENLGTDVENDSEE; encoded by the coding sequence ATGGCTCACGGCGAAAAGTTAATTTCTATTAATATTGAAGATGAAATGAAATCTGCATACATCGATTATTCGATGTCTGTAATTGTGTCACGTGCACTTCCCGACGTACGAGACGGCTTAAAACCTGTACATAGGCGTGTCCTCTTTGGAATGCACGAACTAGGTGTGCGGTCAAACTCATCTCATAAAAAGAGTGCAAGAATTGTAGGAGAGGTTTTAGGTAAATATCACCCACACGGTGATACTTCTGTTTATGATGCCATGGTTCGTATGGCTCAAGAATGGAGTTTAAGATATATGTTAGTAGATGGCCAAGGTAACTTTGGCTCTGTAGATGGAGATAGTCCTGCCGCAATGCGTTATACAGAAGCGAAAATGCGCAAGATTGCAGATGATATGATGGCAGATATCGATAAAGATACTGTAGATCACGCCTTAAACTTTGATGATACTATTGAAGAACCAACTGTTCTTCCTACACGTGTACCTGGTTTGTTAATTAATGGTGCTTCTGGTATTGCCGTTGGTATGGCTACAAATATGCCACCACACAACTTAAGTGAGGTTGTAGATGGTATACACGCTTATATTGACGATAGTGATATAGATGTAGAAGGTTTAATGGAGCACGTAAAAGCTCCAGATTTCCCAACAGGTGGTACAATATATGGTTACGACGGTGTAAGAGAAGCTTTTAAAACAGGTAGAGGTCGCGTTGTAATGCGTGGTAAAGCTGTTTTTGAAGAAGTACAAGGTCGTGAATGTCTTGTGGTAACTGAGATACCATACCAAGTGAATAAAGCTGACATGATTAAAAAGACAGCAGACTTGGTAAACGAAAAGAAAATTGAAGGAATTTCTGCTATTAGAGACGAGTCTGATAGAAACGGTATGCGTATCGTTTATATTCTTAAGAGAGATGCAATTCCTAACATTGTACTAAATACATTATATAAGTATACTGCATTACAATCTTCATTTAGTGTAAATAATATTGCACTAGTTAATGGTCGTCCAGAGATGTTGAATCTTAAGGATATGATTCATCATTTTGTAGAGCACAGACATGAGGTTGTTGTACGCCGTACTAAGTACGAATTAAGAAAAGCAGAAGAACGTGCTCATATATTAGAAGGACTTATCATAGCTTCAGACAATATAGATGAAGTAATTGCATTAATACGCGCAAGCTCTAATGCAGATGAAGCTAGAGAAAAATTAATGGAGCGCTTTAAGCTTACAGAAATACAAGCTAAAGCCATTGTTGAAATGCGTTTACGCCAGTTAACAGGACTGGAACAAGATAAGTTACGTAGTGAGTATGACGACTTAATGAAGACTATCGAGGATCTTAAGGACATTCTTGATAAGAAAGAGCGTCGTATGCAGATAATTAAGGACGAGCTTCAAGAAATTAAAGATAAATATGGTGATGAGCGCCGCTCAGTAATCGAGTATGCTGGTGGAGACATGAGCATTGAAGATATGATCCCAAATGAAAAGGTAGTAATTACCATTTCACACGCAGGTTATATTAAGAGAACACCACTTACAGAATACAAAACTCAAAATAGAGGTGGCGTTGGTCAAAAAGCATCAACAACACGTAATGAAGACTTCTTAGAAGATATGTTTGTTGGTACTAATCACCAATACATGATTTTCTTTACTCAAAAAGGACGTTGTTTCTGGATGCGTGTTTTTGAAATACCAGAAGGAAGTAAAACTTCAAAAGGTCGCGCTATACAAAACCTAATTAATATTGAGCCAGACGATAAAGTAAAAGCATTTATTTGTACTCAGGATCTTAAAGACGAAGATTACATTAATAGTCACTATGTCATAATGGCAACTAAAAAAGGTCAGGTTAAGAAAACATCATTAGAGCAATACTCAAGACCAAGAATAAATGGTATTAATGCCATTACAATTAAGGAAGATGATGAGCTTTTAGAGGCTAAATTAACAACTGGAGATAGCGAAATAATGCTTGCTGTTAAGAGTGGTAAGTGTATTCGTTTTGAAGAAAGTAAGACAAGACCAATGGGTCGTAGTGCTTCTGGTGTTCGTGGTATTCGTTTAGCAGATGAAAAAACAGACGAGGTAGTAGGAATGGTAGTAGTTAACAACAACGACTCAGATATCCTTGTAGTTTCAGAAAATGGTTACGGAAAACGTTCTTCTTTAGAAGATTACCGTATGACTAACCGTGGCGGTAAAGGTGTAAAAACTATTTCTGTAACCTCTAAAACTGGTGAGTTGGTAGCGATTAAAAATGTAACAGATGATGATGATCTTATGATTATTAATAAATCTGGTATTGCTATACGCTTATCTGTAGAAAACTTAAGAGTTATGGGTCGTGCAACGCAAGGTGTAAGACTTATTAATCTTAAAGGAGACGATGCAATTGCAGCTGTAGCCAAAGTAAAACAAGATGAGGATAATGTTGAAGAGTTAGAACATGAAGCTGAGATAGAAGAAGACCAAAGCAAGAAAGCTATGGAGAATCTTGGCACAGATGTTGAAAATGATAGTGAAGAATAA
- a CDS encoding putative LPS assembly protein LptD, with protein MLFSAYVCQSQITDKELLKSIKTQRDSIAKRRDSIFNAKYGSKNTTAKAVKVRSASNNDSLTIKNDSLKFSELRKLNDSITANSNKKRLDSLKISSEKLDVLKDTVDSLSPRLTDSIKPKTQSQSTGDSLKDATNKNGSNKIGEKVNTPEIIEQPEVILTEPTPTNEDDTLTRSPSTEPIQLENNSNRQLTIDGDSISRPLGQLPLTENDSTANDSTKTVGLLTDLVTYKAKDYMRLSQRENKMYLYDEAEVFYGDMQITAGLIVIDNEKNEVYAYGIKDSVGEYSQKPVFTQGQNVVEPDSIRFNTKTEKALVYNSRTEEGSFKVKGEVTKRENDSVYYIKNVRFTTSEDIDNPDYYFYARRIKFVPEKKIVTGLVNMVIVDVPTPLGLPFGYFPLTEDRTSGFIIPSYGEDNQRGFSLQNGGYYFAINDYIDLTTTGSYFTNGSYTLQFQSTYNVRYKYRGNFSYRSEKLLNSERGFPDFSEANNYNIQWSHNQDAKANPSSQFRASVNLGSSRFFQQSINQQNIGSNLVNNLSSSVSYSKVFTGDPEVNVTVAATHNQNTGTQEVNMTLPTLQAGVSRIYPFKPKDGSSKGAIENINFSYNLRGENRYTTTEDDFFTSEMFKNGVYGAQHTIPVTTNFKLLNYLSVSAGSNFQENWVFRTFDRSYDNENREVVVDTINGFDSYRTYNFNTSIGTSVYGTFNFGKDKKVQAIRHVIRPSISYNINPGFSQYFDEYVIEGLDEEDEDETVRYTRFQGSLFGAPTENFSSSIGLSLNNVLEAKVRNPDSTKTEAKKVTLLNNLNFRTSYNLSADSLRLAPISVTGSIPLMDNKLTINFNGALDPYALDNNNRRVDTWNIENGGSLFRLTNGNVSFNYSFSSDQFSGDGRDTDRQDNQTLRNGGRPDDLFGKPISDNGDIYDEDDEEDTVKENTTEKFNYKIPWNLRLAYTLTYANSARQNEISSQSISISSDLELSPKWKVGGSTSFNVQDQTFVATSFRFQRDLGSFRMSFNWQPFRANAPWNFFIGIKSNILQDLKYEQRRRPDQNL; from the coding sequence ATGCTGTTTTCTGCATACGTTTGCCAATCTCAAATAACTGACAAAGAGCTCCTTAAAAGCATTAAAACTCAACGTGATAGTATAGCAAAACGACGAGACAGTATTTTTAATGCAAAATATGGCTCTAAAAATACTACAGCTAAAGCCGTTAAAGTACGTAGCGCATCTAATAATGACAGCCTTACCATAAAAAATGACAGCTTAAAATTTTCTGAATTAAGAAAACTAAACGATTCTATTACTGCTAACTCTAACAAAAAGCGACTTGACAGTTTAAAAATCTCTTCAGAAAAACTAGATGTCTTGAAAGATACAGTAGATAGTCTTTCCCCTAGATTGACTGATTCTATTAAACCTAAGACGCAATCTCAATCTACAGGAGATTCATTAAAAGATGCCACAAACAAAAACGGATCTAATAAAATTGGAGAGAAAGTTAATACTCCTGAGATTATTGAGCAACCAGAAGTTATTTTAACCGAGCCAACACCTACAAATGAAGATGATACGTTAACCAGATCACCTTCTACAGAACCAATACAACTTGAAAATAACTCCAACAGGCAACTTACTATTGATGGTGATAGTATTTCTAGACCATTAGGACAATTACCATTAACAGAAAATGATTCAACAGCTAATGATAGTACCAAAACTGTAGGATTACTAACAGATTTGGTTACCTATAAGGCTAAAGATTACATGCGTTTATCTCAACGTGAAAACAAAATGTATTTGTATGATGAAGCAGAAGTGTTTTATGGAGATATGCAAATTACAGCAGGTCTTATAGTTATAGACAATGAAAAAAATGAGGTGTATGCATATGGTATAAAAGATAGTGTTGGTGAGTATTCTCAAAAACCTGTTTTTACTCAAGGTCAAAATGTAGTTGAGCCAGATTCAATTCGATTTAATACTAAAACTGAAAAAGCATTAGTTTATAATTCTAGAACAGAAGAAGGAAGCTTTAAAGTTAAAGGAGAAGTTACTAAGCGAGAAAATGACTCTGTATACTATATTAAAAACGTAAGGTTCACCACTTCTGAAGATATAGATAACCCAGATTACTATTTTTATGCAAGACGTATAAAATTTGTACCAGAAAAGAAAATTGTTACAGGTCTTGTAAATATGGTTATTGTAGATGTTCCTACACCATTAGGCTTACCTTTTGGGTATTTTCCTTTAACAGAAGACAGAACCTCTGGTTTTATAATTCCGTCTTATGGAGAAGATAACCAACGTGGGTTTTCTCTTCAAAATGGAGGTTATTACTTTGCAATTAATGATTATATAGACTTAACCACTACTGGTAGTTATTTCACCAACGGTAGTTATACTTTACAATTTCAGTCTACCTATAATGTGCGTTACAAGTACAGAGGAAACTTTAGTTATAGGTCTGAAAAGCTCTTAAATAGTGAACGTGGTTTTCCAGATTTTTCTGAAGCCAATAATTACAATATACAATGGAGCCATAACCAAGATGCTAAGGCAAATCCATCATCACAGTTTAGAGCATCTGTAAACTTGGGTAGTAGCAGGTTCTTTCAGCAATCTATAAATCAACAAAATATTGGTAGTAACTTAGTAAATAACTTAAGTTCTTCTGTTTCTTATTCAAAAGTATTTACTGGAGATCCAGAAGTTAATGTTACAGTTGCAGCAACACACAATCAAAACACAGGTACACAAGAAGTAAATATGACACTACCTACCTTGCAAGCTGGTGTCTCACGTATTTACCCATTTAAACCTAAAGATGGCTCTAGTAAAGGTGCTATCGAAAATATTAACTTTAGCTATAACTTAAGAGGAGAAAATAGGTACACTACTACCGAAGATGATTTTTTTACAAGTGAGATGTTTAAAAATGGGGTGTATGGAGCACAACATACTATACCAGTTACCACTAACTTTAAGCTTCTTAATTACCTTAGTGTTTCTGCAGGATCAAACTTTCAAGAAAATTGGGTGTTCAGAACATTTGATCGATCATACGATAATGAAAATAGAGAAGTTGTTGTAGATACTATTAATGGTTTCGATTCTTATAGAACGTATAATTTTAATACCAGTATAGGTACATCTGTGTATGGAACTTTTAATTTTGGTAAAGACAAAAAGGTACAAGCCATACGCCACGTTATAAGACCTTCTATAAGCTATAACATTAACCCTGGTTTTTCACAGTACTTCGATGAATATGTAATTGAAGGTTTAGATGAAGAAGATGAAGATGAAACAGTAAGGTATACACGCTTTCAGGGTTCATTATTTGGCGCACCTACAGAAAACTTTTCTAGCTCAATTGGCTTAAGTCTTAACAATGTATTAGAGGCCAAAGTAAGAAATCCCGATTCTACTAAAACTGAAGCTAAAAAAGTTACACTCTTAAACAACCTAAATTTTAGAACATCTTATAATTTATCGGCAGATAGTTTAAGGCTTGCTCCTATTAGTGTTACTGGTAGTATTCCTTTAATGGACAATAAGCTTACAATTAATTTTAATGGAGCTTTAGATCCTTACGCCTTAGATAATAACAACAGAAGAGTTGATACTTGGAATATCGAAAACGGCGGAAGTCTTTTTAGGTTAACAAATGGTAATGTTAGTTTTAACTATAGTTTTTCTAGCGATCAATTTAGTGGAGATGGCAGAGATACAGACCGGCAAGACAACCAAACCCTAAGAAATGGTGGTAGACCAGATGACCTGTTTGGAAAACCTATATCTGATAATGGCGATATTTATGACGAAGATGACGAGGAAGACACTGTAAAAGAAAACACCACTGAAAAATTTAATTATAAAATACCTTGGAATCTTAGGCTTGCCTATACCCTAACCTATGCAAACTCTGCTAGGCAAAATGAAATTAGTAGTCAATCTATTTCTATATCAAGTGATTTAGAGTTATCTCCAAAATGGAAAGTTGGTGGCTCTACCTCATTTAATGTACAAGACCAGACTTTTGTGGCCACAAGTTTTAGATTTCAAAGGGATTTAGGTAGTTTTAGAATGTCTTTTAACTGGCAACCATTTAGAGCAAATGCACCTTGGAATTTCTTTATTGGTATTAAATCTAACATACTACAGGATTTAAAATACGAGCAACGTAGACGTCCTGACCAAAACTTATAA
- a CDS encoding DUF2853 family protein: MSKRDDLIAKYADDIKNKIGETPDMDLLTKVTIGCGPSIYNADAATVSGSDEKELMTVKNNFLVKKLGLKDEPKLMDAINSVIEKYGKSNRNKYRAVVYYLLTQHFKKESVYK; encoded by the coding sequence ATGAGTAAGAGAGATGATTTAATTGCAAAGTATGCAGATGATATTAAAAACAAAATAGGTGAAACTCCAGATATGGATTTACTTACTAAAGTAACTATTGGTTGTGGACCATCTATTTACAATGCAGATGCTGCAACAGTCTCTGGTAGCGATGAGAAAGAGCTAATGACTGTAAAAAATAATTTCCTAGTAAAGAAATTAGGCCTTAAAGATGAGCCTAAACTTATGGATGCAATAAATTCAGTTATTGAAAAATACGGAAAATCTAATCGTAATAAATACAGAGCAGTTGTTTATTACTTGCTTACTCAACACTTTAAAAAAGAATCTGTTTACAAATAG
- a CDS encoding CvfB family protein, translated as MLNIGEYHKLVIDRETEPGLFLRNDDGDEVLLPNKYMPEDFKIGDELEVFVYLDFKERPVATNIKPLIQLDEFAYLRCADVTNVGAFMDWGLEKHLFVPYREQVIPMKVGERYLVFCYLDLETNRLVASSKVFSFTDNSEITVEPYDEVDVLVVNKTDLGYNVIVNEIHEALVFKSDIFQNLREGDQMKGWVKKVRKDGKLTITLQRPGFRSIEPNSKKILDVLSVNGGTLNLHDKSTPEEIEKHLQMSKKSFKRAIGTLYKQRKIDIKVDSITLL; from the coding sequence ATGCTTAACATAGGAGAATACCATAAACTAGTAATAGATAGAGAAACAGAACCTGGTCTGTTTTTGAGAAATGATGATGGAGACGAAGTCTTGTTGCCTAACAAATACATGCCAGAAGATTTTAAGATTGGTGACGAGCTAGAGGTATTTGTTTATTTAGATTTTAAAGAACGTCCTGTAGCAACTAATATAAAACCACTTATACAGTTAGATGAATTTGCATATTTACGTTGTGCAGATGTAACTAACGTAGGCGCATTTATGGATTGGGGCTTAGAAAAGCACCTTTTTGTTCCTTATAGAGAGCAAGTTATTCCTATGAAAGTAGGTGAGCGTTATTTAGTATTTTGTTATTTAGATTTAGAAACAAATAGGTTAGTAGCTTCTAGTAAAGTATTTTCTTTTACAGATAATAGTGAAATAACTGTGGAGCCTTATGATGAAGTAGATGTATTAGTAGTAAATAAGACAGATTTAGGATACAACGTTATTGTAAATGAAATTCACGAAGCATTAGTCTTTAAGAGTGATATATTTCAGAACCTTAGAGAAGGTGACCAAATGAAAGGTTGGGTTAAAAAAGTACGTAAAGATGGTAAGCTAACTATAACATTACAACGTCCTGGTTTTAGGAGTATAGAGCCAAATTCTAAAAAAATATTAGATGTGCTAAGTGTAAATGGTGGTACATTAAACCTTCACGATAAGTCTACTCCAGAAGAGATTGAAAAGCACTTACAAATGAGTAAGAAGAGTTTTAAAAGAGCAATAGGGACACTTTATAAGCAACGTAAAATAGATATTAAGGTAGATTCTATTACGTTACTTTAA